From the genome of Blautia pseudococcoides, one region includes:
- a CDS encoding cache domain-containing sensor histidine kinase: protein MTIKKQLLYTIILSTLIPMIVIPWIGYLYIRDTVKEQLLLQSKRQLEEITRDTEDMLDDILKVSSVAAVDENIMEIIKEKDSSIQKKSEVIAALSNMNAVYLYRYNAAICLYDNYGRIYSTLGTEQNEKAEFRKAWNKETIINQTYFLWKVFPERTSEEPVLGMSRNLYDRNGNRTGTLCIEIYQDRYLTKLLRQDSDLNDTERYLVDEEGNLVLEYTNDNTEAGRGQKLQTFTREVYSRLMEKAESGEDIQDLRMGNKRFIFLQNSVEKTGWKLIQIVPYNEVFAKLNYYRNFTYLSNLICLALLILVDNYTANKIGKSLTRLGAAMKQVRKGNFITIENREKNIEVHQIYDDFNNMSTKLKVLFEENRRITREKEECRLLALQTQIQPHFLFNTLNGIKWLCIIESAPTAERMIESLGHILEYSLGKTKDCVTLEEELTCLKHYVELQKMRYGNIFDVFYEIDEKLLKLEVPVLILQPLVENSIIHGIREKEDRGEIWIRAGQTDDEAVISVEDNGEGISEERICEILNGNGTTGNIGVVNVKERMELYYRDSRFEIVSEEGRGTRIQMMLKMGEEML from the coding sequence ATGACTATAAAAAAACAACTGCTATACACTATTATTTTATCAACATTGATCCCCATGATCGTTATACCCTGGATTGGATATCTGTATATCAGGGATACTGTAAAAGAACAGCTTCTGCTGCAAAGCAAGCGGCAGTTGGAAGAAATCACGCGGGATACAGAGGATATGCTGGATGATATTCTGAAGGTTTCAAGTGTGGCGGCAGTAGATGAAAATATTATGGAGATTATTAAAGAGAAAGACAGCAGTATACAAAAAAAGTCTGAGGTTATTGCTGCTCTTTCTAATATGAATGCAGTTTATTTGTACCGTTACAATGCTGCCATATGTTTATATGACAACTATGGGAGAATATACAGTACATTGGGTACAGAACAAAACGAAAAGGCTGAATTCAGAAAAGCGTGGAATAAAGAAACGATTATCAATCAAACATATTTTCTGTGGAAAGTATTTCCGGAAAGGACTTCTGAGGAACCTGTACTGGGAATGTCCAGGAACCTGTATGACCGGAATGGAAATAGGACAGGAACACTCTGTATAGAAATCTATCAGGACCGTTATCTGACAAAATTGCTCCGGCAGGACAGTGATTTGAATGATACGGAACGCTATCTTGTAGATGAAGAAGGAAATCTGGTGTTGGAGTATACCAACGATAACACAGAAGCGGGCAGAGGCCAGAAGTTACAAACCTTTACCAGAGAAGTTTACAGCCGCCTGATGGAAAAAGCAGAGTCCGGGGAAGACATACAGGACCTGCGCATGGGAAACAAGAGATTTATTTTTCTGCAGAATTCTGTGGAGAAGACGGGATGGAAACTGATACAGATCGTTCCCTATAATGAGGTATTCGCAAAGCTAAACTATTACCGGAATTTTACATATCTGAGTAATCTTATCTGTCTGGCCCTGTTGATCCTGGTAGATAATTATACAGCAAATAAAATAGGAAAATCGCTGACCAGGCTGGGTGCAGCCATGAAACAGGTAAGAAAAGGAAACTTTATTACAATTGAAAACAGGGAAAAGAATATAGAAGTACATCAGATTTATGATGATTTTAATAACATGAGTACGAAACTGAAGGTTTTGTTTGAGGAAAACCGGAGAATCACCAGAGAAAAGGAGGAATGCAGGCTGCTGGCACTTCAGACTCAGATACAGCCCCACTTTTTGTTTAATACTCTGAATGGGATAAAGTGGCTCTGTATTATCGAATCGGCGCCTACAGCCGAGCGTATGATTGAATCTCTTGGACATATTCTGGAATATTCCCTTGGGAAAACGAAGGATTGTGTCACGCTGGAAGAGGAACTGACCTGTCTGAAACATTATGTGGAGCTGCAGAAAATGAGGTATGGCAATATATTCGATGTTTTTTATGAGATTGATGAAAAACTTCTCAAACTGGAAGTACCTGTTCTGATATTGCAGCCCTTGGTAGAAAACAGTATTATCCATGGAATCCGTGAGAAGGAAGACAGAGGTGAAATATGGATTCGGGCCGGGCAGACAGATGATGAGGCTGTCATATCTGTGGAAGACAACGGAGAGGGAATCAGTGAGGAAAGAATCTGTGAGATTTTAAATGGAAATGGTACAACGGGAAATATTGGGGTAGTCAATGTAAAAGAGAGAATGGAACTTTATTACAGAGACAGCAGATTTGAAATCGTATCAGAAGAAGGCAGAGGAACCAGAATACAGATGATGTTGAAGATGGGGGAGGAAATGCTATGA
- a CDS encoding helix-turn-helix transcriptional regulator, whose translation MSQIKLSQEELAFAVGTTRQTITSIQVGKYTASLVLAYKIAHYFGLTVEEVFDF comes from the coding sequence ATGTCACAGATCAAACTTTCCCAGGAAGAGCTTGCCTTCGCAGTGGGAACCACAAGACAGACCATTACATCTATTCAGGTGGGAAAATATACCGCCTCCCTGGTCCTGGCCTATAAAATAGCACATTATTTCGGGCTTACCGTTGAGGAAGTTTTTGATTTTTAG
- a CDS encoding aminopeptidase, translating into MRKPLPKGSDADADKVRESRMTVMDERIKKLAYGLVNHSCHVQKGEKVYIHYTGYSTTELAKQLIREVYRAGGMPFPHFTDPKVQREMLLNCTKEQIELMAKVDREEMEAMDCYIGVRGADNITELSDVPKENMAVYDKYYNTPVHHEVRVAKTKWVVLRYPNDAMAQLSGTSTEAFEDFYFDVCTLDYSRMGRAMENLVEYMQRTDRVRITAPGTDLTFSIKDIPAVPCSGESNIPDGEVFTAPVRESVNGTIRYNAASSYQGFVFENVTLTFENGKIVKAEANDTERINGIFDMDEGARYVGEFAIGVNPFILHPMKDILFDEKIQGSIHFTPGSCYDDAWNGNVSAIHWDLVLIQRPEYGGGEIYFDDVLIRKDGRFVVPELEGLNPENLR; encoded by the coding sequence ATGCGCAAGCCGCTGCCGAAAGGCAGTGACGCAGATGCTGATAAAGTACGGGAAAGCAGGATGACAGTTATGGATGAGAGAATTAAGAAACTTGCGTACGGACTAGTAAATCACTCCTGCCATGTGCAGAAGGGTGAAAAGGTCTATATCCATTATACGGGCTATTCTACCACTGAGCTTGCGAAACAGCTTATCCGGGAAGTATACCGGGCGGGCGGGATGCCCTTCCCCCACTTTACGGACCCGAAAGTCCAGAGGGAGATGCTGCTTAACTGTACCAAAGAGCAGATCGAACTTATGGCAAAGGTGGACAGGGAAGAGATGGAGGCCATGGACTGCTATATTGGAGTCAGGGGCGCGGACAACATTACAGAGCTGTCCGATGTTCCAAAAGAAAACATGGCTGTCTATGATAAATACTATAATACCCCGGTACACCATGAGGTGAGAGTCGCAAAGACAAAATGGGTGGTTCTGCGCTATCCCAATGATGCTATGGCGCAGTTATCCGGTACCAGCACGGAAGCTTTTGAAGATTTTTACTTTGATGTATGCACACTGGATTACAGCAGAATGGGCAGGGCTATGGAGAATCTGGTGGAGTATATGCAGCGCACTGACCGGGTACGGATCACAGCCCCGGGCACAGACCTGACTTTCTCCATTAAGGATATACCGGCGGTCCCATGCAGTGGTGAGAGCAATATCCCTGACGGCGAGGTGTTTACAGCACCGGTCCGCGAATCTGTCAACGGTACCATCCGTTACAATGCAGCCTCCTCCTATCAGGGGTTTGTATTCGAGAATGTGACACTCACATTTGAAAATGGAAAGATCGTGAAGGCAGAGGCCAATGACACGGAGCGCATCAATGGAATCTTTGATATGGATGAGGGCGCGCGTTATGTGGGGGAATTTGCCATAGGGGTGAATCCCTTTATCCTTCACCCCATGAAGGATATCCTGTTTGATGAAAAGATACAGGGCTCTATTCATTTTACACCGGGAAGCTGCTATGATGATGCCTGGAATGGAAATGTATCAGCTATCCACTGGGATTTGGTACTGATCCAGAGACCGGAGTACGGCGGAGGGGAAATTTATTTTGACGATGTGCTCATACGGAAGGACGGACGCTTTGTGGTGCCTGAGCTGGAAGGACTGAACCCGGAGAACCTCAGGTAG
- a CDS encoding class I SAM-dependent methyltransferase — protein MTELERFLDLYINEDLIRLIISGPRQKEGPSKIQIRPLLLKGQVMYQITRTVGQKELHENHQRAEVLCLISNWMQQDFRQLQLEAKGIRGTVLASKKGKFTVKTKKTQGREAFVPMLTHNRQKEYLLQEGVPVPYLIDLGIMNEAGRVKKARYDKFKQLNRFLEFIEDILPRLPKDREVNIIDFGCGKSYLTFAMYHYLHELKGYDIRVIGLDLKADVIETCSRLAEKYHYEKLHFYQGDIASYEGCSHVDMVVTLHACDTATDHALAKAVKWGASVILSVPCCQHELNRQIENDILAPVLGYGILKERFATILTDGLRAQILESAGYDTQILEFIDVEHTPKNLLIRAVKNENKTVSRQQRQAWEKCAEEFQAKPTLASLLFLEGYYPQPCKMRSSVNSNTIRDAHKMQ, from the coding sequence ATGACAGAACTGGAAAGATTTCTGGATTTATATATAAATGAAGATTTAATAAGACTAATTATCAGCGGCCCCCGGCAAAAAGAGGGGCCGTCTAAAATACAGATACGTCCCTTATTACTGAAAGGACAGGTTATGTATCAGATAACAAGAACAGTGGGACAGAAAGAACTTCACGAAAACCATCAGAGGGCTGAAGTCCTCTGTCTCATCAGTAATTGGATGCAGCAGGATTTCCGTCAGCTTCAGCTTGAGGCAAAGGGGATCCGGGGAACGGTTCTTGCCAGTAAAAAGGGTAAGTTTACCGTCAAAACAAAGAAAACACAGGGCAGGGAGGCATTTGTTCCCATGCTGACACACAACAGGCAGAAGGAATATCTGCTGCAGGAAGGTGTGCCGGTGCCCTATTTGATAGATTTAGGAATTATGAATGAAGCGGGCAGGGTGAAGAAAGCCCGTTATGATAAATTTAAGCAGCTCAACCGCTTTCTGGAGTTTATTGAGGACATTCTCCCCAGGCTTCCGAAAGACAGGGAAGTGAATATTATTGATTTTGGGTGCGGTAAATCGTACCTTACATTTGCCATGTACCACTATCTGCATGAACTGAAGGGTTATGATATACGGGTGATAGGCCTGGACCTGAAAGCCGACGTGATTGAAACATGCAGCCGTCTGGCGGAAAAATATCATTACGAAAAACTGCATTTTTATCAGGGAGATATCGCATCCTATGAAGGGTGCAGCCATGTGGATATGGTTGTGACTCTGCACGCCTGCGATACGGCTACGGATCATGCCCTGGCAAAAGCCGTGAAGTGGGGTGCCTCAGTGATCCTGTCTGTGCCTTGCTGCCAGCATGAACTGAACCGACAGATTGAGAATGACATTTTGGCGCCCGTACTGGGATACGGTATATTGAAGGAGCGCTTTGCCACCATTCTCACAGACGGACTTCGGGCGCAGATACTGGAAAGTGCAGGGTATGACACGCAGATTCTGGAATTTATTGATGTGGAGCACACACCTAAGAATCTGCTTATTCGTGCAGTAAAAAATGAAAACAAAACAGTCAGCAGACAGCAGAGACAGGCATGGGAAAAATGCGCGGAAGAATTTCAGGCAAAGCCCACGCTTGCATCCCTGTTGTTCTTAGAAGGTTACTATCCACAGCCCTGCAAAATGCGCAGTTCTGTGAACAGTAACACGATTCGCGATGCACACAAAATGCAATGA
- a CDS encoding DUF6070 family protein: MRLKGVMMCVTAVSLILGGCGDKAKQESDVAVKADVAEAEDQEAVKDENNYYEMEIPADEAETLTEAAVQAAKSCQDLFIQARKNSSKEDVLSMENVAALVKKMGSQGYAALDNRNRENMENYQLVEKFLVSQEKKEEAAISVYRIHQDGGMDKTDFASDDTGAVTVTNTIIDWNKKQEPYVVDMVRYQAWKWEYTKKGYLFYERYIPDGMEADGTVGIRVLPLDEELRKLCEDYIEPIGYEANNLFLVEWDEENFQQVNFNDLYDILYRIDQGSLPDSTQYPNGIGRSEFEDLIGKYFSIPAEQLREQAGYNSQTGTYPWTQIAGSNAAVLVERDPEVVDYGDNGDGTITMTVDVVCPQLKKDKLFSHQVTVRKADDDFLYVSNTIEQGGEVPPYTPRTAAGQ, encoded by the coding sequence GTGAGATTAAAAGGGGTTATGATGTGTGTGACGGCAGTAAGCCTGATCCTGGGCGGCTGCGGAGACAAGGCAAAGCAGGAAAGTGATGTGGCAGTCAAAGCGGATGTGGCTGAAGCAGAGGACCAGGAAGCTGTCAAAGATGAGAACAATTATTACGAGATGGAAATACCTGCTGATGAGGCGGAGACCCTCACAGAAGCCGCTGTCCAGGCTGCAAAAAGCTGTCAGGACCTGTTTATACAGGCCAGGAAGAACAGCAGCAAGGAGGATGTGCTCTCCATGGAAAACGTGGCAGCCCTGGTAAAAAAGATGGGCAGCCAGGGATATGCGGCCCTGGATAATAGGAACCGGGAGAATATGGAGAACTACCAGTTAGTGGAAAAATTTTTGGTAAGTCAGGAAAAAAAGGAAGAGGCAGCCATCTCCGTGTACCGGATCCACCAGGACGGGGGAATGGATAAGACCGATTTCGCCTCAGACGATACAGGGGCGGTGACGGTCACCAACACAATTATAGACTGGAATAAAAAGCAGGAGCCTTACGTGGTGGATATGGTCCGCTATCAGGCATGGAAGTGGGAGTACACAAAAAAAGGCTATCTTTTCTATGAGAGGTACATACCGGATGGAATGGAGGCAGACGGGACCGTTGGCATAAGAGTCCTTCCCCTGGATGAAGAACTGCGTAAACTTTGCGAGGACTATATAGAGCCTATTGGATATGAGGCTAATAATCTGTTTCTTGTGGAGTGGGATGAGGAGAATTTTCAGCAGGTAAACTTCAATGATCTGTATGATATCCTTTACCGGATCGACCAGGGAAGTCTGCCGGACAGCACCCAATATCCAAACGGGATCGGCAGAAGCGAGTTTGAGGACCTGATAGGCAAATATTTCAGCATACCTGCGGAGCAGTTAAGGGAACAGGCAGGCTATAACAGCCAGACCGGCACATACCCCTGGACACAGATCGCTGGCAGCAACGCTGCTGTATTGGTGGAGAGAGACCCTGAAGTGGTGGACTACGGGGACAATGGGGATGGCACCATAACCATGACAGTGGATGTTGTCTGCCCTCAGCTTAAAAAGGATAAGCTCTTCTCTCATCAGGTGACTGTACGGAAAGCAGATGATGATTTTTTGTATGTGAGCAACACCATTGAACAGGGGGGAGAGGTTCCGCCCTACACACCCCGGACCGCGGCCGGACAGTAA
- a CDS encoding penicillin-binding transpeptidase domain-containing protein: MKRKKVAAVIGTVAAIAACAAGIFLYKVKFEKKRQDVLEEYMGYIEKGRYDKMYALLDEASRNTVSAEDFVVRNKKIYEGIEADNIRLDVSEKQEKSQPISYKVTMDTVAGEISYDNDALFEKESGKWRIKWNDSMIFPNLKAADKVSVVSIEAKRGEIYDRNGALLAGQGTVANVGLVPGKMAVQPQEELEAMAALLGTTASSISDKLDASWVKDDSFVPVKKMTNSALETPAGEEEASLKDKLLELPGVMISDAESRVYPYGDCTSHLLGYVQEINAEELEELKGKGYDEQSILGKSGLEKLYEDRLKAQKGYKISIVDAEGNEKEALASVSAKDGENITLTIDGHLQQSVYEQYKNDKSSSIVMNPKTGEVLAMVSTPTFNSMDFVLGMSQEKWDSLNNDEDKPLFNRTRESWVPGSSFKPVIGAVGLTTGTLSADENLGASGLSWQKDESWGDYQITTLHEYGEEAVLRNALIYSDNIYFAKAALKIGADTLTEQLKKLGFGEDIPFEIGMSKSQYTNEDHISSEIQLADSGYGQGQILVNPLHLACIYSAFVNEGNMIKPYLEIKDARGPEYWKAGVFSKEAAAVIQEDLTEVIADENGTGRGAYTEGADLAGKTGTAEIKASQDDENGTELGWFAVFNTDGDKKSSFLMLNMVEDVKDRGGSGYVVDLDKGLLDEMLTKE, translated from the coding sequence ATGAAGCGAAAGAAAGTAGCTGCAGTGATAGGGACCGTGGCGGCAATTGCCGCGTGCGCGGCAGGCATATTTCTGTACAAGGTAAAATTCGAGAAGAAGCGCCAGGATGTATTGGAGGAGTACATGGGTTATATCGAGAAGGGAAGATATGACAAGATGTACGCTCTGCTGGATGAGGCCAGCAGGAACACCGTGAGCGCAGAGGATTTTGTGGTCAGGAACAAGAAGATTTATGAGGGCATAGAAGCTGACAATATCCGTCTGGACGTTTCGGAGAAGCAGGAGAAGAGCCAGCCCATATCCTATAAAGTCACCATGGATACCGTGGCAGGGGAGATTTCCTATGACAATGATGCTTTATTTGAAAAAGAGAGCGGAAAATGGCGCATTAAGTGGAACGATTCCATGATATTTCCCAACCTGAAGGCAGCCGATAAGGTGAGTGTCGTCAGCATAGAGGCAAAGCGGGGAGAGATTTATGACAGAAACGGTGCACTTCTGGCAGGCCAGGGAACTGTGGCCAATGTAGGGCTTGTCCCAGGCAAGATGGCGGTCCAGCCCCAGGAGGAGCTGGAGGCCATGGCAGCGCTTCTGGGAACCACGGCCAGCAGTATTTCCGATAAACTGGATGCATCCTGGGTGAAGGATGATTCCTTTGTGCCGGTGAAAAAGATGACCAACAGCGCGCTGGAAACGCCTGCAGGGGAAGAGGAGGCTTCACTTAAAGATAAGCTTCTGGAGCTGCCGGGCGTTATGATCTCTGATGCGGAGAGCAGGGTTTATCCTTACGGGGACTGTACCTCCCATCTTCTGGGGTATGTGCAGGAGATAAACGCGGAGGAACTGGAGGAGTTAAAGGGCAAGGGATATGACGAACAGAGCATTCTGGGAAAAAGCGGACTGGAGAAATTATATGAAGACAGGCTGAAAGCCCAAAAAGGCTATAAAATCTCCATTGTGGACGCAGAGGGCAATGAGAAAGAGGCTCTTGCCTCCGTTTCCGCAAAGGATGGGGAGAACATCACCCTGACCATTGACGGACATCTTCAGCAGAGCGTGTATGAGCAGTATAAGAATGACAAGAGCAGTTCTATTGTTATGAACCCCAAGACCGGTGAGGTGCTGGCAATGGTCTCAACGCCAACCTTTAACAGCATGGATTTTGTGCTGGGAATGTCCCAGGAAAAATGGGATTCCCTGAATAATGATGAGGATAAACCCCTGTTTAACAGGACAAGGGAAAGCTGGGTGCCGGGTTCTTCTTTCAAACCCGTCATCGGTGCAGTGGGCCTTACGACAGGAACCCTGTCCGCAGATGAAAATCTGGGAGCCAGCGGCCTTTCCTGGCAGAAGGATGAGAGCTGGGGCGATTACCAGATCACCACGCTCCACGAATATGGGGAGGAAGCGGTTCTGCGGAATGCACTGATCTACTCCGACAATATTTATTTTGCCAAAGCAGCACTGAAGATTGGTGCGGATACACTGACAGAACAGTTGAAAAAGCTGGGATTTGGTGAGGATATTCCCTTTGAGATTGGTATGAGCAAATCCCAGTATACCAACGAGGACCATATCTCCTCTGAGATCCAGCTTGCTGACAGCGGCTATGGACAGGGGCAGATACTGGTGAATCCCCTCCATCTGGCATGTATCTACTCCGCCTTTGTCAACGAGGGGAATATGATAAAGCCGTATCTGGAGATAAAAGACGCAAGGGGGCCTGAATACTGGAAGGCAGGCGTTTTTTCAAAGGAGGCTGCCGCGGTGATACAGGAGGACCTGACAGAGGTCATTGCAGATGAAAATGGAACCGGGCGTGGAGCTTACACAGAAGGCGCAGACCTGGCAGGCAAAACAGGGACAGCGGAAATTAAGGCATCCCAGGATGATGAAAACGGAACAGAGCTGGGATGGTTTGCCGTATTTAATACGGATGGGGACAAGAAAAGCAGCTTTCTGATGCTCAACATGGTAGAAGACGTGAAGGACCGCGGAGGAAGCGGTTACGTGGTGGATTTAGATAAAGGACTGTTGGATGAAATGCTGACAAAGGAGTGA
- the tig gene encoding trigger factor, producing the protein MKKKLIMVLLTLSIAVMAAGCGGKKSDNSKDDDKKTEASKEDTTVDTNSKGNVVAVDVDDISKYVKLGEYKNLEVTETKTEITDADVEDYISQQLTYKAEEITEDRPVQENDTVNIDYTGYMDGAEFEGGSATDSDLLIGSNSFIEGFESGLIGKKKGEEVTLDLNFPDPYSNNPDLSGKAVQFKVKINTIKAAPELTDEWVKNNTDYKTVDEYKEEIRKSLVENADLNYMSQLKSDLFQKVVENTEITEYPEKPMSETMEYVKNKIQEQYASPSGMTLDEYWESQSISAEQAEETMTQMAQNILQQSLIVQAIFDAEKVEISVKDYEAELEKFAKDYGFKDTAALESAYSDEVMVKANVLWSRSCEILQETAKVTDVAADAQSTGDGEEKNE; encoded by the coding sequence ATGAAGAAAAAATTGATCATGGTGCTATTGACACTTAGCATTGCAGTGATGGCAGCAGGATGCGGCGGCAAGAAGAGTGACAACAGCAAAGACGATGATAAAAAGACGGAAGCGTCCAAAGAGGATACAACAGTAGATACCAACAGCAAAGGCAATGTGGTAGCCGTGGATGTGGATGATATCAGCAAATATGTCAAACTGGGTGAATATAAAAATCTGGAAGTGACAGAGACGAAGACTGAGATCACAGACGCTGATGTGGAGGATTATATCAGCCAGCAGCTCACCTACAAGGCAGAGGAGATCACAGAGGACAGGCCGGTACAGGAAAATGACACCGTCAACATTGATTATACCGGATATATGGACGGAGCGGAATTTGAGGGCGGTTCAGCTACAGATTCGGATTTGCTGATTGGCTCTAATTCATTTATTGAAGGATTTGAGAGCGGCCTGATCGGCAAAAAGAAAGGGGAGGAAGTTACCCTTGATCTGAATTTCCCGGACCCCTACAGCAATAATCCTGACCTGTCAGGCAAGGCTGTGCAGTTCAAAGTGAAGATCAACACCATCAAAGCAGCTCCGGAGCTGACAGATGAGTGGGTTAAGAACAACACAGACTACAAGACAGTAGATGAGTATAAAGAAGAAATCAGGAAATCCCTGGTGGAGAACGCGGATCTGAACTATATGAGCCAGCTCAAATCTGATCTGTTCCAGAAGGTAGTGGAGAATACAGAGATCACGGAGTATCCGGAAAAACCCATGTCTGAGACCATGGAATATGTCAAGAATAAGATTCAGGAGCAGTATGCCAGTCCAAGCGGCATGACCCTGGATGAGTATTGGGAGTCACAGAGCATTTCTGCGGAACAGGCAGAGGAGACCATGACACAGATGGCACAGAATATCCTGCAGCAGTCCCTGATCGTGCAGGCTATCTTTGATGCGGAAAAAGTTGAGATCTCTGTAAAGGATTATGAGGCAGAGCTTGAAAAATTTGCAAAGGATTACGGATTCAAAGATACAGCAGCTTTAGAGAGCGCCTACAGTGACGAAGTCATGGTAAAGGCCAATGTACTCTGGAGCAGGTCTTGTGAAATCCTGCAGGAGACCGCCAAAGTCACCGATGTGGCAGCAGATGCGCAGAGCACTGGTGACGGGGAAGAAAAAAACGAATAA
- a CDS encoding DUF1934 domain-containing protein — protein MTKDVLITVKGMQAMDANDEPEAVEVVAKGDYYYRNGHHFICYEEVQEGYDKITKNMIKVMQGSVEVQKKGLTNTHMIFEETKKNLTYYATPFGDMQMGISATKIDVKEQEENIDILIDYALEINEVHTADCQICVNVKPQGAGNFHLASSH, from the coding sequence ATGACGAAAGATGTACTGATCACAGTTAAAGGGATGCAGGCAATGGATGCCAACGACGAGCCGGAAGCAGTGGAAGTGGTGGCAAAGGGAGATTATTATTACAGGAACGGCCATCATTTTATCTGCTACGAGGAAGTTCAGGAGGGATATGACAAAATCACAAAGAACATGATCAAAGTCATGCAGGGTTCCGTGGAAGTCCAGAAAAAGGGACTTACCAACACACACATGATTTTCGAGGAGACCAAGAAGAACCTGACCTATTATGCCACGCCCTTTGGGGATATGCAGATGGGGATATCCGCTACAAAGATTGATGTGAAGGAGCAGGAGGAGAATATTGACATCCTCATTGACTACGCACTGGAGATCAATGAAGTACATACAGCGGACTGTCAGATATGTGTGAATGTGAAGCCCCAGGGTGCAGGGAATTTCCACCTGGCATCTTCCCATTGA
- the murI gene encoding glutamate racemase, whose amino-acid sequence MNQNKQAPIGVFDSGVGGLTVAREIMRNLPSERIVYFGDTARVPYGSKSKEIVLKYSRQIVRFLQTQNVKAIVVACNTASAMALETIREEIDIPIIGVVKPGAKVAAQTTRNKKIGLIGTRGTVKSELYPAIIHEYDPQIQVIGQACPLLVPLVEEGWLKDEVTVEVAKRYLNPLLEQGVDTLILGCTHYPLLRSLMRQVAGDGVTLVNPAYETAQALRELLKEHGIENDGHEEEEFPYRFYVSDAEERFQEFAGSILPYDVRMTKQINIEEY is encoded by the coding sequence ATGAACCAGAATAAACAGGCACCAATCGGTGTTTTCGATTCCGGCGTGGGCGGACTTACCGTTGCCAGAGAGATCATGCGTAACCTGCCCAGTGAGCGGATTGTATACTTTGGGGATACTGCAAGGGTGCCCTATGGAAGCAAGTCAAAAGAAATTGTGCTGAAATATTCCCGTCAGATCGTGCGTTTTCTGCAGACCCAGAATGTAAAGGCCATTGTGGTAGCGTGCAACACAGCCAGTGCCATGGCCCTGGAAACCATACGGGAGGAGATAGATATTCCTATCATAGGTGTGGTGAAGCCGGGAGCAAAAGTGGCTGCACAGACCACCAGGAATAAAAAAATCGGTTTGATAGGTACAAGAGGCACAGTGAAATCTGAACTGTATCCTGCCATCATACATGAATATGATCCCCAGATACAGGTCATAGGCCAGGCCTGCCCTCTGCTGGTGCCCCTGGTGGAGGAAGGCTGGCTGAAGGATGAAGTTACAGTTGAAGTGGCAAAACGATACCTGAACCCCCTTCTGGAACAGGGCGTGGACACCCTCATCCTGGGCTGCACCCATTATCCGCTGCTGCGCTCCCTGATGCGTCAGGTGGCAGGTGACGGCGTGACACTGGTGAATCCTGCCTATGAGACTGCCCAGGCTCTGCGGGAGCTTTTGAAGGAACATGGGATAGAGAATGACGGGCATGAGGAGGAGGAGTTTCCTTACCGCTTCTATGTCAGCGATGCGGAGGAGCGCTTCCAGGAGTTTGCAGGATCTATCCTGCCTTATGATGTGAGGATGACCAAGCAGATTAATATTGAGGAGTATTGA
- the spoIIR gene encoding stage II sporulation protein R: protein MRRRMQRNIWIAATIIGLLATVLIGAVRIHTLKKEKEETQVRLEREVQQGIAKEIFRLHVVANSDTEEDQNLKLQVKTGIVDYLEEVLGEDRSLDATKEGVLTHLDEIEKTARQVMAEEGYDYAVTAAVEKTYFPDKTYGDCTFPAGEYEALNVKIGEAKGHNWWCVLYPSLCFIDESHGVVSEDKKEDLKEVLTEEEFLAVLNDPEKRDKVKIGFKWF, encoded by the coding sequence GTGAGACGAAGAATGCAGAGAAATATATGGATCGCCGCTACGATCATTGGACTTCTTGCCACTGTACTGATCGGGGCTGTCCGCATACATACACTGAAGAAGGAAAAAGAGGAGACACAGGTGCGTCTGGAACGGGAAGTGCAGCAGGGGATCGCAAAAGAAATCTTCCGCCTGCATGTGGTTGCCAACAGTGATACAGAGGAAGACCAGAACCTGAAGCTTCAGGTTAAAACAGGCATTGTGGATTATCTGGAGGAAGTCCTTGGTGAGGACAGGTCCCTGGATGCTACGAAAGAGGGGGTTTTGACCCATTTAGATGAGATCGAGAAGACCGCCAGACAGGTGATGGCGGAAGAGGGATATGATTATGCGGTCACAGCTGCCGTGGAAAAGACGTATTTTCCGGACAAGACTTATGGGGACTGTACGTTTCCGGCAGGAGAATATGAAGCGCTGAATGTGAAAATCGGGGAGGCCAAGGGACACAACTGGTGGTGTGTCCTCTATCCAAGCCTTTGCTTTATTGATGAGTCCCACGGTGTGGTTTCGGAGGACAAAAAAGAGGACTTAAAGGAAGTTCTGACAGAGGAAGAATTTCTGGCTGTTTTAAACGATCCGGAGAAAAGAGATAAGGTGAAAATAGGATTTAAGTGGTTTTAA